A single Brachionichthys hirsutus isolate HB-005 chromosome 17, CSIRO-AGI_Bhir_v1, whole genome shotgun sequence DNA region contains:
- the LOC137906997 gene encoding homeobox protein Nkx-2.5-like produces MLLGAGVRFLGAAEELEDAMLQSPLTSTPFSVKDILKPEQQQLQHRTQQRSGSPQQVPGLQHRTQQRSGSPQQVLELQHRTHVQQRSGSPFQTAPSCMLAGARDSPPFSDGEDNLAFLSALAVRGEDRGETSLSPDMFVHTGLQGSKLDAAEQEEEENQTCGLLSREEAAEAGQGAPERPVQKQRSRRRPRVLFSQAQVFELERRFKQQRYLSAPEREHLATSLKLTSNQVKIWFQNRRYKCKRQRQDKSLEAAGAPHHPPPPRRVAVPVLVRDGKPCLGGAQSYAAAAASPYGSNPYGYNGYPCAYTYNSPAYSSNYSCTYSSLPPLPPAGTPNAFMNVNLGTMSGLGGSPQAQTPQGTAVTPCQGIRAW; encoded by the exons ATGTTGCTCGGTGCAGGGGTTCGATTCCTCGGTGctgcagaggagctggaagacgCGATGCTGCAGAGCCCGCTCACCTCCACGCCGTTCTCCGTGAAGGACATCCTGAAaccggagcagcagcag CTCCAGCACCGGACCCAGCAGAGGAGCGGGTCCCCGCAGCAGGTCCCGGGGCTCCAGCACCGGACCCAGCAGAGGAGCGGGTCCCCGCAGCAGGTTCTGGAGCTCCAGCACCGGACCCACGTCCAGCAGAGGAGCGGCTCTCCTTTCCAGACCGCGCCGTCCTGCATGCTGGCCGGAGCCCGGGACAGCCCCCCTTTCTCGGACGGGGAGGACAACCTGGCCTTCCTCAGCGCGCTGGCGGTGCGCGGGGAGGACCGAGGGGAGACCAGCCTGTCCCCGGACATGTTCGTCCACACCGGCCTGCAGGGAAGCAAGCTGGACGCCgccgagcaggaggaggaggagaacc AGACCTGCGGTCTGCTGTCccgggaggaggcggcggaggcCGGGCAGGGCGCCCCGGAGCGGCCGGTGCAGAAGCAGCGGAGCCGGCGGAGGCCCAGGGTGCTCTTCTCCCAGGCGCAGGTCTTCGAGCTGGAGCGGCGCTTCAAGCAGCAGCGCTACCTGTCCGCGCCCGAGAGGGAGCACCTGGCCACCAGCCTCAAACTCACCTCCAACCAGGTgaagatctggttccagaaccgccGCTACAAGTGTAAACGGCAGCGGCAGGACAAGTCTCTGGAGGCGGCGGGGGCCCCGCACCACCCGCCCCCGCCCCGGCGCGTCGCCGTGCCGGTGCTGGTCCGAGATGGGAAGCCTTGTCTGGGCGGTGCGCAGAGctacgccgccgccgccgcctccccgTACGGATCCAACCCGTACGGTTATAACGGATACCCCTGCGCGTACACGTACAACAGCCCCGCGTACAGCAGCAACTACAGCTGCACGTACAGCAGcctcccccccctgcctccGGCCGGGACCCCCAACGCCTTCATGAACGTGAACTTGGGAACCATGAGCGGCCTCGGCGGCTCCCCGCAGGCCCAGACACCCCAAGGGACGGCGGTCACACCGTGCCAAGGGATCCGGGCCTGGTAG